From Microbacterium sp. CGR2:
CCGCAGCGCTCAAGCCGCTGTCGACCTGGCACGCGCTCGACACGCTTCAGGAGGCTCGTGAGGCCTGTGGCGGGGCGGGCTTCATGTTCGAGAACCGTCTGGTCGGCCTCCGCCAGGACCTCGACATCTACGTGACCTTCGAGGGTGACAACAACGTTCTGCTGCAGCTGGTCGGCAAGCGGCTGCTGACCGACTATGCCCGGCAGTTCAAGGGTAAGGATGCGGCGGCACTGGCGAAGTTCGCCGTCGGGATGACGGCCGGCAAGGTCTTCCACGGTGCGGGTCTTCGTCAGCTGGGTCAGGCGGTCGCCGACTTCGGTCAGGTCTCGCGCTCGGTGGAGAACGGTCTGCGGGAAGAGCAGCAGCACGACCTGCTCGCCGGCCGCGTGCAGCAGATGGTGGCGGACATCGCCGGCCGGCTGCGCCCGGGCGCGAAGGACAAGGCGCTCGGCGCGCGACTGTTCAACGAGAACCAGGCCGAGCTGATCGAAGCCGCCCGGGCGCACGGAGAGCTTCTGCAGTGGGAGGCGTTCACCGACGCGGTGCGGGCGATGGAGGACCCCGCCACCAAGAAGGTCCTCACCTGGATGCGCGACCTCTTCGGCCTGCAGCTGATCGAGAAGCACCTGGCGTGGCACCTGATCCACGGACGGCTGTCGACGCAGCGGGCCGCGGCCGTGTCGAGCTACATCGACCGGTTGTGCGCTCGACTGCGCCCGCACGCCCTCGACCTCGTCGAAGCGTTCGGCTATGAGCCGGAGCACGTTCGCGCGCCGATCGCGAGCGGTGTCGAGAAGGAGCGTCAGGACGAGGCGCGCGCGTACTACGCCGACCTCGCCGCCTCGGGCAACGCCCCGGTGCGCGAGAAGAAGGTCAAGCCTCAGCCGCTGGAGGACCTGCAGAAGCACTGACCGCCGATTCGAACGGCGCGGGTGGGCTAGTCTCGCATCGCCCGTCCACGGAAAGAGGAGCCGAATGATCCGCGTCAACGCCTACGCAGCCCCGAGCGAAGCCGCTCCGCTGGAGAAGACCGTCATCGAGCGTCGTGAGCTCGGTCCGCTCGACGTGCTCATCGACATCGCCTTCGCAGGCATCTGCCACTCAGACATCCACACCGTCAGCGGAGACTGGGGCCCGCAGCCCTACCCGCTGGCGCCCGGTCACGAGATCACCGGCACCGTCGCAGCTGTCGGCGCCGAGGTCACGCGGCACGCCGTCGGCGATCGCGTCGGCGTCGGATGCCTGGTGAACTCGTGCGGCGAATGCCGGAACTGTCTGCGCGGCGACGAGATGTTCTGCACCGAAGGAGCCGTCTTCACCTACGGCGCGACCGACCGCGACGGCACCGTCACCCAGGGCGGCTATTCCGAGCAGGTCGTGGTGACCGAAGCGTTCGTCCTCTCCATACCGGACGCGCTGCCGCTGGACGCCGCCGCTCCACTGCTGTGCGCCGGCATCACCACATACTCGCCCCTGCGGCACTGGAACGTGGGGCCGGGCACCCGGCTCGCGGTCGTGGGACTCGGTGGGCTCGGTCACATGGGCGTGCAGATCGCCCATGCGCTCGGCGCAGAGGTCACCGTGCTGTCGCAGACGCTCAGCAAGAAGGATGACGGCCTCCGGCTCGGCGCCGACGACTATCGGGCGACCAGCGACCGCGCGACGTTCCGGGAGCTGCGGAACTCGTTCGACGTGATCCTGAACACGGTGAGCGCAGTGATCGACATGCGCTCCTACCTCGGGCTGCTCGACGTGGGCGGCACCATGGTCTGCGTCGGAGCGCCGGCAGAGCCGCTTCCCGTCCAGGTGATGTCGCTGATCGGCGGTCGTCGTTCGCTCGCGGGGTCGAACATCGGCGGCATCGCCGAGACCCAGGAGATGCTGAACTTCTGCGCGGAGCACGGCATCGTCGCAGAGATCGAGGTGATCCCGGCATCCGAGATCAACGCCGCGTATGACCGCGTGCTCGCCTCGGACGTCCGCTACCGCTTCGTCATCGACGCGGCGACCTTCGCCGACTGACGTCGGCGGCCCCGGCTAGCGTGGCCCCATGACCTCACTCCTCACCGGCCCTGACGGCCGAGCCCGCTGCGCCTGGGTGGGCGACGACGTCGAGTACCGCCGGTACCACGACGAGGAGTGGGGGTCGGCGCTGCACGGCGACCGGGCTCTGTTCGAGAAGATGGCGCTCGAGGGGTTCCAAGCGGGGCTCTCGTGGATCACGATCCTCCGCAAGCGACCGCGGTTCCGCGAGGTCTTCGCGGGGTTCGAACCCGAGTTCGTCGCTGAGTACGGAGACGACGATGTCGAGCGCCTGATGGCGGATGCGGGCATCATCCGCAACCGCGCGAAGATCGAGGCCACGATCGGAAACGCTCGGCTCGTGCGCGCGATGTCCGCCGGCGAGCTCGACGATCTGATGTGGTCCTTCGCCCCGCCGGCATCCGGCATCCGCCCCGCGACGATGGCCGACGTCCCGGCGGTCACGCCGGAATCCACGGCGCTGAGCAAAGAGCTGCGGCGGCGAGGTTTCCGTTTCGTGGGGCCGACCACCATGTACGCCCTCATGCAGTCGTCGGGGATGGTCGACGATCACCTCGACGGATGCTGGAGGGCGTGAGGCGGCGCTGAGAAGAGCAGGTGGGCAGAATTGCCCCACACCGGTTTTCGGAGACGCGGTTAGGATGAACGAGCGTCGTCGGGCCGCAGAGCCCGGCGCAAGAGTTGAAGAGTGCTGAACCTGGGGGGAACCGGGCATGAAGGCGTTGTCGTGGATTCGCGCGCGTCCGAAGACGCTGGCGTCGGCGGCCGGCGTCACGGTGGGTGTCATCGCCCTCACGACGATGGCCCTCACATACGAGGGATTCCCGACCACGAAGGTCGACCTGAACGACGGTGGCGTCTGGATCACCAAGACCTCGAGTCTGCTGGTCGGGCACTTCAACCACGAGTCCACCGTCCTCGACGGGGGTCTGCGGACTGTCAGCGAGGACTACGACATCCTCCAGGACACGACCAACGTGCTGGTGGTGGATCAGGCCGGCTCGACCGTGACCGCCATCGATCCCGCCCGCGTCTCGCTCGGTGACACGACGGCCATCCCGTCGTCGGCGAAGGTCGCTCTCGGCGCGAACACGGCGGCGATCCGCGATCAGAAGTCCGGCGACCTCTGGGTGGTCCCGGTGCAGGGTCTGGCAGGCTTCGAGATCGAAGCGGCCGAGCCCCTCGCCGAGCTGGGCGACGGCTCCGACGTCACCGTGGCCACCGACGGAACCGTCTTCGCCCTCTCCGGCGAGCGTGGCGAGGTCGTGACGGTTCCCGTCGACAAGGAGGGCGCCCCGCAGGATTCTTCGACGGCATCCGTCGGTGACATCGACGTGGCCGAACAGCCGACGATCACCGCGGTCGGCAGCACGCCGGTCGTGCTCGACGCGGCCGCAGGCGCCGTGATGACACCGGGCGGGTTCCGTACCGAGGTCGCGGGGGCGCAGGACGCCGTGCTGCAGCACGCTTCCGCGAAGACGGATGCCGTGGCTCTGGCGACCCCGACTGCCCTGGTGCGCGTTCCCCTCGACGGAGGAGAGCCGTCGGAGACGTCGGCCGGAGCTCCGGGGGCCGCGGCGGCACCGGTGTCGCTGCGCGGATGCACCTACGGCGCGTGGGCGGGGTCGGCCACCTTCATCCGCGAGTGCCCCGGCGACAAGAACGATGTCGACGCGCCGATCGAGGGTGCGGAGAGTTCTCTGAGCCTGACGTTCCGCGTCAACCGAGACGTGATCATCCTCAACGATGCGGTCGGCGGCGCAGCGTGGTTGGCCAACGAGAGCCTCCAGCGCGTCGACAACTGGAACGACCTGACCCCGCCCGAAGGCGAGACCGAGAACGAGGACGACTCGACCGAGGAGACCGTCGAGACCACCCTCCCCGAACGCAGCGAGCAGAACACGCCGCCGATCGCCGAAGACGACACGTACGGCGTGCGCCCCGGTGCGACCACGCTGCTGCCCGTGCTCGACAACGACAACGACCCGGACGGTGACGTGCTCGTCGCCACCCTCGCCGAGAAGCAGCCGTCGATCGGGACGGTGCAGGCGATCAACAACGGCGGTGCGCTGCAGATCGCCGTCGACGAGAAGGCCAGCGGGTCGTCGACCTTCAGCTACGAGGTCGACGACGGGCGGGGTGGGAAGGACACTGCGCAGGTCACCCTCACGGTGCGCGACTGGAACGAGAACGACGCGCCGAAATCGAAGCGCAAGACGTCGCTGGCGGTCGAGACCGGCGGCACGATCTCGTACAACATCCTTCCGGACTGGATCGACCCCGACGGCGACGACATCTACCTGAAAGAGATCATCCCCGCCGCCGGTGACGAGGTCGATTTCAGCAAGGACGGGCAGATCACCTACAAGGCGACCGCCAGCCTGCAGGGGCGCAAGGACCTGCAGGTCACCGTCGCGGATGCTTCGGGAGAAACCGGCAGCGCGACCATCGCCCTCGATGTCCGACCGCAGGGTTCGACCAGTCCGAAGACGAACGCCGATCACGTGATCACCCGAGCGGGGGAGCAGGTCACCGTCGCCCCACTCGTGAACGACACCAGCACCGGTCGTGAGCCCCTGCGCCTGAGTCGCGTTCTCGAGACCGCCGGCGCGACGATCCACCCCGACACCCCCAACAAGACGTTCACGTTCAGCGCCGAGAAGACGGGCGTGTACTACGTGCAATATCAGGTGACCACCGGCCCGAAGAACGGGGAAGGCCTCGTACGGGTCGACGTGATGCCCGAGTCCGAGAGCGACCTGCCACCCGTCGCCGTGCGCGATGTCGCGCTGCTCCCCACGGGCGGCGACGTCCTGCTGGGCGTGCTCAACAACGACACCGATCCGGCGGGCGGGATCCTGGTGGTGCAGTCGGTGACGCTGGAGCCCGGCAGCGGCATCTCGGTATCGGTGCTCAACCACGAGACGCTGCGCATCACCGATCAAGGCGCCCTCGACGAACCGGTGCGTCTGCAATACCGCATCTCGAACGGAGCGATGTCGGCCGACGGCGAGGTGGTGGTGATCCCGATTCCGGCACCCACCGAGATCCTGCAACCGATCGCGAACCCGGACTCGGCGACCGTCCGCGTCGGGGATGTCGTGACCATCCCCGTCCTCGACAACGACACGCACCCGAGCGACGACGTCCTGCACGTCGAGCCCGAACTCATCGAGCCCTTCGTCGACCCGGAGGACGGCGAGGCGTTCGTGTCGCAGGATGCCGTGCGATTCCGGGCCGGACCCGAAGCGAAGACGGTGTACCTCACCTACGAGGCGTCCGACTCACGGCAGCAGAAGGCCGCCGGGTATGTCACGATCCAGATCCTGCCGGTCGATGAAGAGACCAACGCGGCACCGCGTCCCCAGGACATCACCGCGCGAGCGCTGTCGGGCACCGAGGTGAACATCGCCGTCCCGCTCGACGGTCTCGACGCAGACGGCGACTCCGTCGAACTGATCGGAATCGACTCCAGCCCGACCAAGGGCCGCATCACCACCGTCGGCCCGAACTACTTCACGTACGAAGCGGCCCCGGAAGCCGCGGGCGTCGACGTCTTCAAGTACCGAGTGCGAGACCGTCTGGGCAAAGAGGGTGTCGCGACGATCCGCGTCGGCATCGCTCCTGCCGAAGAGATCAATCAGCCGCCGTATGCGGTGAAGGATGCCGTCGTGGTGCGCCCCGGTCGCGAGATCGCCGTGCCCGTGATGGAGAACGACTCCGACCCCGAGGGTGACAAGCTCGCGCTCGTCGAGGACGGACTCGAGTTGCCGGAGAACCTCGAGGGGCGCGTCTCGGGTGATCGCGTGCTGGTGACGGCACCGAACGAAGAGGTCGAGACCTCTCTGCAGTACACGGTGAGCGACGCACGAGGAGCGACGGCGACCGCGACCCTGCAGGTCACCGTCGACGATGACGTGCCGTTGCAGGCGCCGGTCGCCCGCGACGACCGCCTGCAGCCGGCCGATCTCGAGGACGGCAGCCTGTCGGCCGACCTGGAGATCCTGAAGAACGACGAAGATCCCGACGGCACCAAGGACAAGCTCGACGTAGAGGTCGGAGCGGGCGGCACCCTCCTCGAGAACGGCAAGGTGCGTGTCACCGTCACCGACGAGCTCCAACTCGTCCGCTATACGCTCACCGACCCGGACGGCCTCCAGGCGTCAGCCTTCGTCTTCGTGCCGTCTCGCGACGGACTGCGCCCGACACTGACCTCCACGAAGCCGCTGGAGGTCATCAGCGGTGAGACGGAGACGCTCCCGCTGTCGGAGTACGTCACGGTCGCCGGCGGCGGTGATGTGACGATCACCGAGAAAGCCAAGGTGAGTGCCAACCATGCCGACGGCGCCGACCTCCTGAAAGACGCGAGCACCCTCGAGTACACCTCCGCAGAGGGGTACTTCGGTCCGGATGCGCTCACCTTCGAGGTCACCGACGGCGACGGGCCCGATGACCCGGAGGGGCGCAAGGCGACTCTCAGCATCCCGATCAACGTGCTCCCGCCCGACAACCAGCCGCCGACGTTCGTACAGGGTCAGGTGAACGTCGCACCCGGGGAGGAGGCGACGCCGCTCGACCTCGCCGCTCTCACCGACGACCCGGACCCGGAGGACAAGGGCAAGCACGACTACTCGTTGGTCGGCGGTGAGGGCAGGGGGATCTCCGCCCGCATCGACGGCGACAGGCTCTTCGTGGAGGCGTCGTCGAATGCCGACAAGGGCGCGACGGCCACGCTCACGATCCGGGTCTCCGATGGTGAGACCGAGCCCGTCGAGGGAACGGTCACCGCACTTGTCACTGCCTCCACCCGATCGATGCCGGCGGCGAACACCGACACCGTCTCCGAGGCGGATGCCGGAGAGCCCATCACCGTGCCGGCGCTCGCGAACGACTTCAACCCGTTCCCGGACACGCCGCTGACCATCGTCTCGGCCGTGACCGAGTCGGGCCGCGGCGAGGTGTCGTTCACGACCGACGAGGTCACCGTCACACCGGCGGAGGGTTTCGTCGGGACGCTGGTGGTCCGCTACCGGATCCAGGATGCGACGGAAGACGTCGATCGTGAGGTGAACGGTCAGATCGTCGTGACGGTGCAGGACGTTCCGGCGGCTCCCGGCGTGCCGATCGTCGCCAGCGTGCAGGACCGGACCGTGGTCGTGTCGTACTCGGCACCCTCGAACAACGGTGCCGAGATCACGAAGTACACCGTGACGTCGGTGGGCGGGAGCGGATACACC
This genomic window contains:
- a CDS encoding NAD(P)-dependent alcohol dehydrogenase, which encodes MIRVNAYAAPSEAAPLEKTVIERRELGPLDVLIDIAFAGICHSDIHTVSGDWGPQPYPLAPGHEITGTVAAVGAEVTRHAVGDRVGVGCLVNSCGECRNCLRGDEMFCTEGAVFTYGATDRDGTVTQGGYSEQVVVTEAFVLSIPDALPLDAAAPLLCAGITTYSPLRHWNVGPGTRLAVVGLGGLGHMGVQIAHALGAEVTVLSQTLSKKDDGLRLGADDYRATSDRATFRELRNSFDVILNTVSAVIDMRSYLGLLDVGGTMVCVGAPAEPLPVQVMSLIGGRRSLAGSNIGGIAETQEMLNFCAEHGIVAEIEVIPASEINAAYDRVLASDVRYRFVIDAATFAD
- a CDS encoding DNA-3-methyladenine glycosylase I, with protein sequence MTSLLTGPDGRARCAWVGDDVEYRRYHDEEWGSALHGDRALFEKMALEGFQAGLSWITILRKRPRFREVFAGFEPEFVAEYGDDDVERLMADAGIIRNRAKIEATIGNARLVRAMSAGELDDLMWSFAPPASGIRPATMADVPAVTPESTALSKELRRRGFRFVGPTTMYALMQSSGMVDDHLDGCWRA
- a CDS encoding Ig-like domain-containing protein, yielding MKALSWIRARPKTLASAAGVTVGVIALTTMALTYEGFPTTKVDLNDGGVWITKTSSLLVGHFNHESTVLDGGLRTVSEDYDILQDTTNVLVVDQAGSTVTAIDPARVSLGDTTAIPSSAKVALGANTAAIRDQKSGDLWVVPVQGLAGFEIEAAEPLAELGDGSDVTVATDGTVFALSGERGEVVTVPVDKEGAPQDSSTASVGDIDVAEQPTITAVGSTPVVLDAAAGAVMTPGGFRTEVAGAQDAVLQHASAKTDAVALATPTALVRVPLDGGEPSETSAGAPGAAAAPVSLRGCTYGAWAGSATFIRECPGDKNDVDAPIEGAESSLSLTFRVNRDVIILNDAVGGAAWLANESLQRVDNWNDLTPPEGETENEDDSTEETVETTLPERSEQNTPPIAEDDTYGVRPGATTLLPVLDNDNDPDGDVLVATLAEKQPSIGTVQAINNGGALQIAVDEKASGSSTFSYEVDDGRGGKDTAQVTLTVRDWNENDAPKSKRKTSLAVETGGTISYNILPDWIDPDGDDIYLKEIIPAAGDEVDFSKDGQITYKATASLQGRKDLQVTVADASGETGSATIALDVRPQGSTSPKTNADHVITRAGEQVTVAPLVNDTSTGREPLRLSRVLETAGATIHPDTPNKTFTFSAEKTGVYYVQYQVTTGPKNGEGLVRVDVMPESESDLPPVAVRDVALLPTGGDVLLGVLNNDTDPAGGILVVQSVTLEPGSGISVSVLNHETLRITDQGALDEPVRLQYRISNGAMSADGEVVVIPIPAPTEILQPIANPDSATVRVGDVVTIPVLDNDTHPSDDVLHVEPELIEPFVDPEDGEAFVSQDAVRFRAGPEAKTVYLTYEASDSRQQKAAGYVTIQILPVDEETNAAPRPQDITARALSGTEVNIAVPLDGLDADGDSVELIGIDSSPTKGRITTVGPNYFTYEAAPEAAGVDVFKYRVRDRLGKEGVATIRVGIAPAEEINQPPYAVKDAVVVRPGREIAVPVMENDSDPEGDKLALVEDGLELPENLEGRVSGDRVLVTAPNEEVETSLQYTVSDARGATATATLQVTVDDDVPLQAPVARDDRLQPADLEDGSLSADLEILKNDEDPDGTKDKLDVEVGAGGTLLENGKVRVTVTDELQLVRYTLTDPDGLQASAFVFVPSRDGLRPTLTSTKPLEVISGETETLPLSEYVTVAGGGDVTITEKAKVSANHADGADLLKDASTLEYTSAEGYFGPDALTFEVTDGDGPDDPEGRKATLSIPINVLPPDNQPPTFVQGQVNVAPGEEATPLDLAALTDDPDPEDKGKHDYSLVGGEGRGISARIDGDRLFVEASSNADKGATATLTIRVSDGETEPVEGTVTALVTASTRSMPAANTDTVSEADAGEPITVPALANDFNPFPDTPLTIVSAVTESGRGEVSFTTDEVTVTPAEGFVGTLVVRYRIQDATEDVDREVNGQIVVTVQDVPAAPGVPIVASVQDRTVVVSYSAPSNNGAEITKYTVTSVGGSGYTKECQSTTCTLDGLTNNVEYTFQVTATNRVGDSEPSRASEVARPDARPDTPNPPTLEFGDKSLKVAWATPSTPGSPVDRYTLEISPAPPSGITQKEVTGNSLTWEGLENGSDYQVRVQAHNRAPDPSSWSGWSSSMIPAGPPLASGAPSTQELSPVDGQAQMQVSWSPPNNNGDSIRSYQLQVLRGGQPVNTITPGPQETSQAVVVETSETAYTYRIRAQNKAGWGEWSAQSAPRRGVIPPGAPTSLRVTQEGDRFLDIAFNAGSSGGASSGEIRYEYRLGGGQWQGVPGDKRIGGLDNGGKYTVEVRAVATVSGSTYAGAPSNRATGSPHGTPHAPGTNAESLYTQVRLHWNASGSANGRDIDLVQISIDGGGWQDAALYGTIDVGNGHNETHSIKARARDTSGAWSPESPVAQHTSQPPPTPRAWVTRGQAVSNSQCNDGTCAKFVINTQHFPAGNYAVSCNSDAPAGHRFSSYRSVAIPANGQVALSCFHGYGGRAQVWVTIGGTDYERTAW